A region from the Sandaracinus amylolyticus genome encodes:
- a CDS encoding DUF5985 family protein, translating into MTSIVPVVVYLLCAATSLTCAVLLVRGYRGSRSRLLLWSSICFVSLALNNILLFVDFLLGPNYDLSLWRTVIAAIGMAILVYGLIWEPR; encoded by the coding sequence GTGACGTCGATCGTGCCGGTCGTCGTGTACCTGCTGTGCGCGGCGACGAGCCTCACCTGCGCGGTCCTGCTCGTGCGCGGGTATCGCGGGAGCCGCTCGCGCCTGTTGCTCTGGAGCAGCATCTGCTTCGTGAGCCTCGCGCTGAACAACATCCTCCTCTTCGTCGATTTCCTCCTCGGGCCCAACTACGACCTCTCGCTGTGGCGCACCGTGATCGCCGCGATCGGGATGGCGATTCTGGTCTACGGACTGATCTGGGAACCGCGATGA
- a CDS encoding DUF5985 family protein, translating into MIEHLRDLLYGALTMASIVASLAFLRFWRESRDRFFVMFSAAFALLAVNWVAVAFVPADYEARALVYLVRLSAFLIIIGAIVDKNRASQ; encoded by the coding sequence ATGATCGAGCACCTCCGCGATCTGCTCTACGGTGCGCTCACGATGGCGAGCATCGTCGCGTCGCTCGCGTTCCTGCGCTTCTGGCGCGAGAGCCGTGATCGCTTCTTCGTGATGTTCTCCGCGGCGTTCGCGCTGCTCGCGGTGAACTGGGTCGCGGTCGCGTTCGTGCCCGCCGACTACGAGGCGCGCGCGCTCGTCTACCTCGTCCGCCTGAGCGCGTTCCTGATCATCATCGGCGCGATCGTCGACAAGAACCGCGCATCGCAGTGA
- a CDS encoding TetR/AcrR family transcriptional regulator, whose protein sequence is MTSSDDRSPRNGRRTQAERSATTQSAILEATLECLVELGYARTTTSEVVERAGVSRGAMLHHYPDKASLVAAAVAYLVDKRIAELREALERFPQGPGYIDAIVDHLWELFSSPSSQAVLEITLAARTDPELFEVYAPLARRYEEVIAQASRELFADLAPTPELFEEGRRVIFHLLQGLALADLVREDDRESKRVLAYLKQGLALVSAASSKASGSRERRKRT, encoded by the coding sequence ATGACCTCGAGCGACGACCGCAGCCCGAGGAACGGACGACGCACCCAGGCCGAGCGCTCCGCGACCACGCAGAGCGCGATCCTGGAGGCGACGCTCGAGTGCCTCGTCGAGCTCGGCTACGCGCGCACCACGACGAGCGAGGTCGTCGAGCGCGCGGGCGTCTCGCGCGGCGCGATGCTGCACCACTACCCCGACAAGGCCTCGCTCGTCGCGGCCGCGGTCGCGTACCTGGTCGACAAGCGCATCGCCGAGCTGCGCGAGGCGCTCGAGCGCTTTCCGCAGGGCCCCGGCTACATCGACGCGATCGTCGATCACCTCTGGGAGCTCTTCTCGAGCCCGAGCTCGCAAGCCGTGCTCGAGATCACGCTCGCCGCGCGCACCGATCCCGAGCTCTTCGAGGTCTACGCGCCGCTCGCGCGCCGCTACGAAGAAGTGATCGCGCAGGCCTCGCGCGAGCTCTTCGCCGACCTCGCGCCCACGCCCGAGCTCTTCGAGGAGGGCCGGCGCGTGATCTTCCATCTGCTCCAAGGGCTCGCGCTCGCCGACCTCGTCCGCGAGGACGACCGCGAGTCGAAGCGTGTGCTCGCCTACTTGAAGCAAGGTCTCGCGCTCGTGAGCGCGGCGTCGTCGAAGGCGTCGGGCTCGCGGGAGAGGAGGAAGCGAACGTGA
- a CDS encoding SDR family oxidoreductase, with amino-acid sequence MADLKGKTLFITGASRGIGLAIGVRAARDGANVAIVAKTTEPHPKLPGTIYTAAQEIEKAGGKALPIACDIRDENAVAAAVQKTVETFGGIDVLVNNASAISLTGTPDTQMKRYDLMHSINTRGTFVCSQACIPHLLKSSNPHVLNLSPPLNMEERWFAPHVAYTMAKFGMSMCVLGMAGEFRGRGIAFNALWPRTTIATAAVQNLLGGDDMIRGSRKPEIMGDAAYVILTRPSRECTGNFFIDDDVLASVGKTDLSEYAIDPTATLMPDFFV; translated from the coding sequence ATGGCGGATCTGAAGGGCAAGACACTCTTCATCACCGGCGCGAGCCGCGGCATCGGTCTCGCGATCGGCGTTCGCGCCGCGCGCGATGGCGCGAACGTGGCGATCGTCGCGAAGACGACCGAGCCGCACCCGAAGCTGCCGGGCACGATCTACACGGCGGCCCAGGAGATCGAGAAGGCGGGCGGCAAGGCGCTCCCGATCGCCTGCGACATCCGCGACGAGAACGCGGTCGCTGCGGCGGTGCAGAAGACGGTCGAGACGTTCGGCGGCATCGACGTGCTCGTCAACAACGCGAGCGCGATCTCGCTGACGGGCACGCCCGACACGCAGATGAAGCGCTACGACCTGATGCACTCGATCAACACGCGCGGCACGTTCGTCTGCTCGCAGGCCTGCATCCCGCACCTGCTCAAGTCGTCGAACCCGCACGTCCTGAACCTCTCGCCGCCGCTCAACATGGAGGAGCGCTGGTTCGCGCCGCACGTCGCGTACACGATGGCGAAGTTCGGCATGAGCATGTGCGTGCTCGGCATGGCGGGCGAGTTCCGCGGCCGCGGCATCGCGTTCAACGCGCTCTGGCCGCGCACGACGATCGCGACGGCGGCGGTGCAGAACCTGCTCGGCGGCGACGACATGATCCGCGGCTCGCGCAAGCCGGAGATCATGGGCGACGCGGCGTACGTGATCCTCACGCGCCCGAGCCGCGAGTGCACGGGCAACTTCTTCATCGACGACGACGTGCTCGCGTCGGTGGGCAAGACCGATCTCAGCGAGTACGCGATCGATCCGACTGCGACGCTGATGCCCGATTTCTTCGTGTGA
- a CDS encoding FUSC family protein, translated as MLAARWNALRAWVPAPVLAMAPDLQKGVRAAIATLVPFLLVDVTQDEALAWTALGGWLGTLADPGGTRRARVQLVVAFGALGALGIALTEPIAGIAELAAATLGVTCFGAALLGALGAPGATLGTLLAIVVAIATARPSASPLRDAAFFAAGAAQALLLSTVVWPIGTHVPLRRAVARVQDALAAYADALRDAGLAGTPDGDAWWSTIARTHRRACRAAIEDARAVALALRARRAGTMAIGSGLRALLGTAEQELVLLVTLGEEIEAAPLDARGPLASALARAAETNRAIAFSIARGLAPDVPRPASTAGRLDELLHDVIEIASTIDRPREGADPDLGALPGGRGVRATLLAFRDVLSPRSIVLRHAVRVGCAATVAAFVGPIVSPDHAHWVAVTTIIVVQPYPGATWKRALERVGGSVLGSIAAVAITLATHDPRVIAALMFPLSVAAVATRPRSYRLFTFFITPVFVLLSERFPGDWHAALERAADATIGGLIGVVTAFAILPSWERERMPDVLASTLRAVTSYARATFDAWVAPHETKRPLDEARRAVAIALANAETALERLLAEPGQDVREASLPLDVVTYARRISGAMTALTSTAVDHPPPPSSVGAIADYVVTSLERIERAITAREPIPALPPAPPVDPALPEPIRARLASALRHVELLAASGT; from the coding sequence GTGCTCGCTGCGAGGTGGAACGCGCTGCGCGCGTGGGTCCCCGCGCCGGTGCTCGCGATGGCGCCGGACCTCCAGAAGGGCGTGCGCGCCGCCATCGCGACGCTCGTCCCGTTCCTCCTCGTCGACGTGACGCAGGACGAGGCGCTCGCGTGGACGGCGCTCGGCGGCTGGCTCGGCACGCTCGCCGATCCCGGCGGCACGCGTCGCGCGCGCGTGCAGCTCGTGGTCGCGTTCGGCGCGCTGGGCGCGCTCGGCATCGCGCTGACCGAGCCGATCGCGGGCATCGCGGAGCTCGCGGCGGCGACGCTGGGCGTCACGTGCTTCGGCGCCGCGCTGCTCGGCGCGCTCGGCGCGCCGGGCGCGACGCTCGGAACCCTCCTCGCGATCGTGGTGGCGATCGCGACCGCGCGGCCGAGCGCCTCGCCGCTGCGCGACGCTGCGTTCTTCGCGGCCGGCGCCGCGCAAGCGCTCCTGCTCTCGACGGTCGTCTGGCCGATCGGGACGCACGTCCCGCTGCGACGTGCAGTCGCTCGGGTGCAGGACGCGCTCGCCGCGTACGCGGATGCGCTGCGCGACGCGGGGCTCGCGGGCACGCCCGACGGAGACGCGTGGTGGTCGACGATCGCGCGCACACACCGCCGCGCGTGCCGTGCGGCGATCGAGGATGCGCGGGCGGTGGCGCTCGCTCTGCGCGCGCGGCGCGCGGGCACGATGGCGATCGGGAGCGGGCTTCGCGCGCTGCTCGGCACGGCGGAGCAGGAGCTCGTGCTGCTCGTGACGCTCGGCGAGGAGATCGAAGCCGCGCCGCTCGACGCGCGAGGCCCGCTCGCGTCGGCGCTCGCACGCGCCGCGGAGACCAACCGCGCGATCGCGTTCTCGATCGCGCGCGGTCTCGCGCCCGACGTGCCTCGCCCGGCGAGCACCGCGGGACGGCTCGACGAGCTCCTCCACGACGTGATCGAGATCGCCTCCACGATCGATCGTCCGCGCGAGGGCGCCGATCCGGATCTCGGCGCGCTGCCGGGAGGGCGCGGGGTGCGCGCGACGCTGCTCGCGTTCCGCGACGTGCTGTCACCGCGCTCGATCGTGCTGCGCCACGCCGTGCGCGTGGGATGCGCGGCGACGGTGGCCGCGTTCGTCGGACCGATCGTCTCGCCGGATCACGCGCACTGGGTCGCGGTCACGACGATCATCGTGGTGCAGCCCTACCCCGGCGCGACGTGGAAGCGCGCGCTCGAGCGCGTCGGCGGCAGCGTGCTCGGCAGCATCGCCGCGGTCGCGATCACGCTCGCGACGCACGATCCGCGCGTCATCGCCGCGCTCATGTTCCCGCTCTCCGTGGCCGCGGTCGCGACCCGACCGCGCAGCTATCGACTCTTCACGTTCTTCATCACGCCGGTCTTCGTGCTGCTCTCGGAGCGCTTCCCCGGCGACTGGCACGCCGCGCTCGAGCGCGCCGCGGACGCGACGATCGGCGGGCTGATCGGCGTCGTCACGGCGTTCGCGATCCTGCCCTCGTGGGAGCGCGAGCGCATGCCCGACGTGCTCGCGAGCACGCTGCGCGCCGTGACGTCCTACGCGCGCGCGACGTTCGATGCGTGGGTCGCTCCGCACGAGACGAAGCGTCCGCTCGACGAGGCACGACGCGCCGTGGCCATCGCGCTCGCGAACGCGGAGACCGCGCTCGAGCGCCTGCTCGCCGAGCCCGGACAGGACGTGCGCGAGGCGTCGCTCCCGCTCGACGTCGTGACCTACGCGCGCCGCATCTCCGGCGCGATGACCGCGCTCACGAGCACTGCGGTCGATCACCCGCCGCCGCCCTCGTCGGTGGGTGCGATCGCGGACTACGTCGTGACGTCGCTCGAGCGTATCGAGCGCGCGATCACCGCGCGCGAGCCGATCCCCGCGCTCCCCCCCGCGCCGCCCGTCGATCCCGCGCTCCCCGAGCCGATCCGCGCGCGCCTCGCGTCCGCGCTGCGCCACGTCGAGCTCCTCGCCGCATCCGGGACGTGA
- a CDS encoding oxygenase MpaB family protein — translation MQLVPLVPEELPSRVRNLEEMRRIHGAYADLFVRCFMIGDPLADAAVDALEALPRAEGRRVLDDAIERGDYGTAPAAVRALFEHLDAPPAWVDEHELALGARTYQRTGLCGPMVLSAFSLMRGYHSAAAVKPLAFTGRLDQMARRRLAETGRFLFEVSQVGGLQRGRDGWKTSVRVRMVHAHVRRMLARSDRWDARAWGVPINQADMAATSLSFSVSVLYATRIMGFRYTTEEADSFIRLWRYVGWLSGVDAALLPSSEREAMDVAHMIDDMQPGPDADSLALARALREVTGSRKDRPIDQLISPILLRWHDAITRATAGDEKADDLGVPDGWFRYLVPGGRLIIEPIERAREAIPGATRLLSWVGNRSHAFAVRKELGGREPTFAPPRTIPFADRFPILARATAASSG, via the coding sequence ATGCAGCTGGTGCCGCTCGTCCCCGAGGAGCTCCCGAGCCGCGTGCGGAACCTCGAGGAGATGCGGCGCATCCACGGCGCGTACGCGGACCTCTTCGTGCGCTGCTTCATGATCGGCGACCCGCTCGCCGACGCCGCGGTCGATGCGCTCGAGGCGCTCCCGCGCGCCGAGGGCAGGCGCGTGCTCGACGACGCGATCGAGCGCGGTGACTACGGCACCGCGCCGGCCGCGGTGCGCGCGCTGTTCGAGCACCTCGACGCGCCGCCCGCGTGGGTCGACGAGCACGAGCTCGCGCTCGGGGCGCGCACGTACCAGCGCACCGGCCTGTGCGGCCCGATGGTGCTCTCCGCGTTCTCGCTGATGCGCGGCTATCACTCGGCCGCCGCGGTGAAGCCGCTCGCGTTCACCGGACGTCTCGATCAGATGGCGCGGCGACGTCTCGCGGAGACGGGTCGTTTCCTCTTCGAGGTCTCGCAGGTCGGCGGCCTCCAGCGCGGGCGCGACGGCTGGAAGACGTCGGTGCGCGTGCGGATGGTGCACGCGCACGTGCGGCGCATGCTCGCGCGCTCGGATCGCTGGGACGCGCGCGCCTGGGGCGTGCCGATCAACCAGGCCGACATGGCCGCGACGTCGCTCTCGTTCTCGGTGTCGGTGCTCTACGCGACGCGCATCATGGGCTTCCGCTACACGACGGAAGAGGCCGACTCGTTCATCCGGCTGTGGCGGTACGTGGGGTGGCTGAGCGGCGTCGACGCCGCGCTTCTGCCTTCGTCGGAGCGCGAAGCGATGGACGTCGCGCACATGATCGACGACATGCAGCCGGGGCCCGACGCGGACTCGCTCGCGCTCGCGCGCGCGCTGCGCGAGGTGACGGGCAGCCGCAAGGATCGCCCGATCGATCAGCTCATCTCGCCGATCCTGCTGCGCTGGCACGACGCGATCACGCGCGCGACGGCGGGCGACGAGAAGGCCGACGATCTCGGCGTGCCCGACGGCTGGTTCCGCTATCTCGTGCCCGGAGGTCGGCTGATCATCGAGCCGATCGAGCGTGCGCGCGAGGCGATCCCCGGCGCGACGCGCCTGCTCTCGTGGGTCGGCAACCGCAGCCACGCGTTCGCCGTGCGCAAGGAGCTCGGAGGGCGCGAGCCCACGTTCGCGCCGCCGCGCACGATCCCGTTCGCGGATCGCTTCCCGATCCTCGCGAGAGCTACGGCCGCTTCTTCCGGCTGA
- a CDS encoding ABC1 kinase family protein — translation MAPPTLLSAVRDLDRLRQIVAVLVRHGFGEIVARTSLGSLVVGKSEARNNQSVGERVRLVIQDLGPSFVKLGQIVSTRPDLIPPEVITELKKLQDRVPPVAYEAIKEQIESDLGSPLEQIFESFDAVPLASASVGQVHRAQLRTSDGQLRQVAVKVQRPGIKTVIERDVELLYILAQAVERSIPDARIYSPVKLVSEFDRAITAELDFGLEADHAIRFAKNFEGHPEVRFPKIYREASGKRVLALEFFEGRKVYDAVAQGFDPEKITRATLGIIIKSIFEDGFFHADPHPGNVILMGVADAPVIGLIDLGLVGRLTPQLRDKTIDLMVAAVQEDYRGIADALYAIGTPTRKVDRQAFEAEVAMLAEKYLGKKLADIQVSALIRDLVQGATKYGIEIPPDFLMVGKAIMTVEGVGKEIAPHFDLYEEMKPYFLRLLANRYSPERMLPELLRSVARISSAATEFPMQAQEILEDLRRGRLEVRVREPSLTQAFDVIGRRIYSGFVVGSLVMGSAWLASAGSWTASGLFFVMALAWGGAHTVLAMWLSRKKRP, via the coding sequence ATGGCTCCGCCCACGCTGCTGAGCGCGGTCCGCGATCTCGATCGCCTCCGCCAGATCGTCGCGGTCCTGGTGCGACACGGGTTCGGCGAGATCGTCGCGCGCACGAGCCTCGGCTCGCTCGTCGTCGGCAAGTCGGAGGCGCGCAACAACCAGTCGGTCGGCGAGCGCGTGCGGCTCGTGATCCAGGATCTCGGTCCGAGCTTCGTGAAGCTCGGGCAGATCGTCTCGACGCGCCCCGATCTGATCCCGCCCGAGGTGATCACCGAGCTGAAGAAGCTCCAGGATCGCGTGCCGCCCGTCGCGTACGAGGCGATCAAGGAGCAGATCGAGAGCGACCTCGGCTCGCCGCTCGAGCAGATCTTCGAGAGCTTCGACGCGGTGCCGCTCGCGTCCGCGTCGGTCGGTCAGGTGCATCGCGCACAGCTGCGGACGAGCGATGGTCAGCTGCGTCAGGTCGCGGTGAAGGTGCAGCGGCCGGGCATCAAGACCGTCATCGAGCGCGACGTCGAGCTGCTCTACATCCTCGCGCAAGCGGTCGAGCGCTCGATCCCGGACGCGCGCATCTACTCGCCGGTGAAGCTCGTCAGCGAGTTCGATCGCGCGATCACCGCGGAGCTCGACTTCGGGCTCGAGGCCGATCACGCGATCCGCTTCGCGAAGAACTTCGAGGGCCACCCCGAGGTGCGCTTCCCGAAGATCTACCGCGAGGCCTCGGGAAAGCGCGTGCTCGCGCTCGAGTTCTTCGAGGGCCGCAAGGTCTACGACGCGGTCGCGCAGGGCTTCGATCCCGAGAAGATCACGCGCGCGACGCTCGGCATCATCATCAAGTCGATCTTCGAGGACGGCTTCTTCCACGCCGATCCGCACCCCGGGAACGTGATCCTGATGGGCGTCGCGGACGCGCCGGTGATCGGCCTCATCGATCTCGGGCTCGTCGGTCGCCTGACACCGCAGCTCCGCGACAAGACGATCGATCTGATGGTCGCCGCGGTGCAGGAGGACTACCGCGGCATCGCGGACGCGCTCTACGCGATCGGAACGCCGACCCGGAAGGTCGATCGCCAGGCGTTCGAGGCCGAGGTCGCGATGCTCGCCGAGAAGTACCTCGGCAAGAAGCTCGCGGACATCCAGGTGAGCGCGCTGATCCGCGACCTCGTGCAGGGCGCGACGAAGTACGGCATCGAGATCCCGCCCGACTTCCTGATGGTCGGCAAGGCGATCATGACGGTCGAGGGCGTGGGCAAGGAGATCGCGCCGCACTTCGATCTCTACGAGGAGATGAAGCCGTACTTCTTGCGGCTGCTCGCGAACCGCTACTCGCCCGAGCGCATGCTGCCGGAGCTGCTGCGGAGCGTCGCGCGCATCTCGAGCGCGGCGACCGAGTTCCCGATGCAGGCGCAGGAGATCCTCGAGGACCTGCGGCGCGGCCGGCTCGAGGTGCGCGTGCGCGAGCCGTCGCTCACGCAGGCGTTCGACGTGATCGGGCGCCGCATCTACAGCGGGTTCGTCGTGGGCTCGCTGGTGATGGGCAGCGCGTGGCTCGCGTCGGCGGGGAGCTGGACCGCGAGCGGGCTCTTCTTCGTGATGGCGCTCGCCTGGGGCGGCGCGCACACCGTGCTCGCGATGTGGCTCAGCCGGAAGAAGCGGCCGTAG